A stretch of the Papaver somniferum cultivar HN1 chromosome 6, ASM357369v1, whole genome shotgun sequence genome encodes the following:
- the LOC113289734 gene encoding SH3 domain-containing protein 3-like — protein MDALRKQASKIRDQVAKQQQAVKKQFGGTGYESSDVMVIDEIELQRHQHLEKLYRSTRAGKDFQKDIVRAAEAFTVTGCKQIETGTKLSEDCCKYGTENTDDNILAKAASLYGDALGHVEKEQEDLNKMLSSQVLEPLRAMVNGVPLEDARHLAQRYSRMRQEAEIQAAEVCRRQARSKELPSPDNTAKLHAAESRMKELQANMVVLGKEATAALAAVEAQQQRLTFQRLVSMVEGERTFHQRVAAILIDVESEMVSEKQRKESAPPVIALDTCSEKAKYYLAEATHAFFATSEKELSLAVGDYVVVRKMAPSGWSEGECRGKAGWFPSAYVEKRQRVPTINVSSEVF, from the exons ATGGACGCTCTAAGGAAACAAGCAAGTAAGATCAGAGATCAAGTCGCCAAACAACAACAG GCTGTAAAAAAGCAGTTCGGGGGAACTGGATATGAAAGTTCCGATGTAATGGTCATAGAtgagatcgagttgcagagacATCAACATCTGGAGAAACTTTACAGGTCTACTCGTGCAGGCAAG GATTTTCAGAAGGATATTGTTCGAGCAGCTGAAGCATTTACGGTCACTGGCTGTAAGCAAATAGAAACAG GAACCAAGCTCTCTGAGGACTGTTGCAAATATGGAACTGAGAACACAGATGACAATATCTTAGCAAAGGCTGCGTCTCTATATGGTGATGCGCTCGGCCATGTGGAGAAAGAGCAAGAAGACTTAAATAAGATGTTATCATCGCAG GTTTTAGAACCTTTGAGGGCGATGGTAAATGGCGTTCCTCTTGAAGATGCCCGCCACCTTGCTCAACGCTATAGTCGAATGAGACAAGAAGCAGAGATCCAG GCAGCAGAAGTTTGTAGACGGCAAGCACGATCGAAGGAACTTCCTTCTCCTGACAACACAGCAAAGCTGCACGCAGCTGAGTCTAGAATGAAAGAACTCCAAGCAAACATGGTGGTTTTGGGGAAGGAAGCAACGGCAGCGTTAGCTGCAGTTGAAGCACAACAACAAAGACTGACGTTTCAAAGGCTTGTGTCAATG GTCGAGGGGGAAAGGACTTTCCATCAAAGGGTGGCCGCAATTCTCATTGATGTTGAATCTGAG ATGGTTTCGGAAAAGCAGCGGAAAGAGTCTGCTCCTCCTGTCATTGCATTGGATACCTGTTCCGAAAAAGCCAAGTATTACCTGGCTGAG GCAACTCATGCCTTTTTTGCTACTTCTGAGAAGGAACTGAGCTTGGCAGTGGGTGACTATGTTGTGGTCAGAAAG ATGGCTCCTTCGGGATGGTCAGAAGGAGAGTGCCGTGGTAAAGCGGGATGGTTTCCTTCGGCATATGTGGAAAAACGCCAAAGAGTTCCGACCATCAATGTGAGCAGTGAAGTTTTCTGA